In one window of Lewinella sp. 4G2 DNA:
- a CDS encoding acyl-CoA dehydrogenase, which translates to MQYVSTRNLNFVLNEVLNLDQLRGYDLYADFDADTTAMALGAAKDLADEHLFPYYREMDKNKAYYADGEVHVLPAVGAGMRAMGEAGWISAAWPYDLNGQQMPSTILNAGGLIFQAANGNMAAYSFLTTGAANLILEFGSEELKATYLEKMALGQWQGTMALTEPQAGSSLSDITTTYEELEDGSYAIKGQKIYISGGDHNSVENVVHLLLARKKDGPKGMKGVSLFVVPKYLPGEDGLTDNHVTTAGIYGKMGQKGYVAAHLMYGEQGQTKGYLVGEEFRGLNNMFRMMNEARIGTGLMAAGSASAAYYTSLKYAKERPQGRHPGNKDINAPQVIIAGHADVRRMLLFQKAVVEGSAALLLQCSFWEDVSKASPDADEREQSHLLLELLTPIAKSFPSEYGIESVSTAMQVLGGAGYTDDFPIEQIYRDIRVNSIYEGTTTIHGMDLLGRKLLMHNGKALQLLNKEVSGAVAGAMEVGELKDIATNFGGSLQKMQGVLGHLMGLAQTEDPKVFLADATIFLDYFSLHIIGWLLLREATVAAKALPAADGEDERAFYQSKIVTTQYFFNYVFTRTAGHRRTLLATKRITVDLDESVLV; encoded by the coding sequence ATGCAATACGTTTCTACCCGCAACCTCAACTTTGTCCTTAACGAAGTGCTCAACCTCGATCAACTGCGGGGTTATGATCTCTACGCTGATTTTGATGCGGATACCACCGCCATGGCCCTCGGCGCGGCGAAGGATTTGGCGGATGAACACCTCTTCCCTTACTACCGGGAAATGGATAAGAATAAAGCCTACTACGCCGACGGCGAAGTCCACGTTTTACCGGCAGTCGGTGCCGGAATGCGCGCGATGGGGGAGGCAGGATGGATCAGCGCCGCCTGGCCCTACGACCTGAATGGCCAGCAGATGCCATCGACCATCCTCAATGCGGGGGGGCTCATTTTTCAGGCGGCGAATGGTAACATGGCCGCCTACAGTTTCCTCACTACCGGCGCGGCCAACCTCATTCTGGAGTTCGGCAGTGAAGAATTGAAGGCTACCTATCTCGAAAAAATGGCCCTCGGCCAGTGGCAGGGAACGATGGCGCTCACGGAGCCGCAGGCCGGGTCCTCGCTCTCCGATATCACGACTACCTACGAAGAGTTGGAGGACGGTAGCTACGCCATCAAAGGCCAAAAGATCTACATCTCCGGCGGGGACCATAACTCCGTAGAAAACGTAGTCCACCTCTTACTGGCTCGTAAAAAGGATGGCCCGAAAGGGATGAAGGGCGTCAGCCTATTCGTCGTCCCCAAGTACCTGCCGGGAGAGGATGGGTTGACTGATAACCACGTTACCACCGCCGGCATCTACGGTAAGATGGGCCAGAAAGGCTACGTCGCCGCTCACCTTATGTACGGGGAGCAGGGGCAAACCAAAGGCTACCTTGTCGGGGAAGAATTCCGCGGCCTCAACAACATGTTCCGCATGATGAACGAGGCCCGCATTGGTACTGGTTTGATGGCGGCGGGCAGCGCATCGGCGGCCTACTACACCAGCCTCAAATACGCCAAGGAGCGGCCTCAAGGTCGCCACCCCGGCAACAAGGATATCAACGCGCCGCAGGTGATCATCGCGGGCCACGCGGACGTTCGCCGGATGCTGCTCTTTCAAAAAGCGGTCGTAGAAGGCAGTGCCGCATTGCTTCTCCAGTGTAGCTTCTGGGAGGATGTTTCAAAAGCCAGCCCGGATGCTGACGAACGCGAACAATCCCACCTCTTGCTGGAGCTACTTACCCCGATCGCTAAGTCATTCCCTAGCGAGTACGGCATCGAATCTGTCAGCACGGCCATGCAGGTACTGGGCGGAGCCGGCTACACGGACGATTTCCCCATCGAGCAGATCTACCGCGACATCCGCGTCAATTCCATCTACGAGGGTACGACGACCATTCACGGAATGGACCTCCTCGGCCGGAAGCTATTGATGCACAATGGCAAAGCTTTGCAGCTGCTTAACAAAGAAGTCTCGGGCGCTGTCGCAGGTGCTATGGAAGTGGGTGAATTGAAGGATATCGCCACCAACTTCGGTGGAAGCCTCCAAAAAATGCAGGGCGTCCTCGGGCACTTGATGGGATTGGCCCAGACGGAGGATCCCAAAGTGTTCCTCGCGGATGCGACCATCTTTTTGGATTACTTCAGCCTCCACATCATTGGTTGGTTGCTTTTGCGAGAAGCCACCGTTGCAGCGAAGGCCCTCCCCGCCGCAGATGGAGAGGACGAACGAGCGTTTTATCAGTCCAAGATCGTAACCACGCAGTACTTCTTCAACTACGTATTCACCCGCACGGCCGGCCACCGCCGGACGCTGCTGGCCACGAAACGTATTACGGTGGATCTGGATGAATCAGTCCTAGTTTAA
- a CDS encoding sterol desaturase family protein, translating into MTTDLNHWLLWVVALFAIIFVRYLLFSGGYAWLFTDLLKGKMGERIFPRTAAATQLRRKEILRSAVVSLIFAAFGIGLLYAWNAGWTRLYQTLDSTWDWAWLFAGPILFLLAQETYYYWVHRWMHRPGVYEIVHRWHHESIETTVWTAFSFHPLEAILQAIFIPLAAMLIPMHAYAFLGLLAIMTLSATINHAGVEIFPSSWARSRVLGKLVGATHHDVHHKRAKYHFGLYFTFWDEWMGTEANNWRQQLDRD; encoded by the coding sequence ATGACGACTGACCTCAACCACTGGCTACTGTGGGTCGTGGCGCTTTTTGCGATCATTTTTGTTCGTTACCTCCTGTTCAGTGGGGGCTACGCCTGGCTTTTTACGGACTTACTCAAGGGCAAAATGGGAGAACGCATTTTCCCCCGCACGGCAGCGGCTACACAGCTGCGGAGGAAGGAAATCTTGCGCTCGGCGGTAGTGAGTCTGATTTTCGCGGCTTTCGGCATCGGGTTGCTTTACGCCTGGAATGCTGGTTGGACGCGACTCTACCAAACCCTGGATTCCACTTGGGATTGGGCGTGGCTCTTCGCCGGCCCAATCTTATTTCTTCTCGCACAAGAGACCTATTACTATTGGGTCCACCGCTGGATGCACCGGCCGGGAGTGTACGAGATCGTCCATCGGTGGCACCACGAAAGCATCGAGACGACGGTTTGGACGGCCTTTTCATTTCACCCCCTCGAAGCCATTCTCCAGGCCATCTTTATCCCGCTTGCCGCCATGCTTATTCCCATGCACGCCTACGCCTTTTTGGGTTTACTGGCGATCATGACCTTATCGGCAACCATCAACCACGCTGGCGTTGAGATCTTTCCAAGCAGCTGGGCGCGGTCGCGGGTGCTGGGGAAGTTGGTCGGGGCAACGCACCACGATGTGCACCACAAACGAGCTAAGTATCACTTCGGGCTGTACTTCACCTTCTGGGATGAGTGGATGGGGACGGAGGCCAATAATTGGCGACAACAACTAGACAGGGATTGA
- a CDS encoding UbiD family decarboxylase, with the protein MYASQREAANDLDRHGQLLRISREVDPDLEMAEIHRRVFAKGGPAILFENVKGSPFQALSNMYGTKERTDFLFRKTLPKVKKVVELKADPANLAKSPLRYTGAPFTALSALPRKHLRPAIKYGQTTIDQLPLVKSWPMDGGAFVTAPQVCTLPPGSKQVMQTNIGMYRIQLTGNDYVTNKEIGLHYQLHRGIGNHHVDYLKSDEPFRCSIFVGGPPSHAFSAIMPLPEGLSEMTFAGMLAGRRFGYAWDRDWLLSADADFVITGTIRKQGMMPEGPFGDHLGYYSLQHPFPVMDVETVWHRKDPIWQFTVVGRPPAEDSQFGYLIHQIVKDLTPGEFPGIKQINAVDEAGVHPLLLAIGSERYMPFREDEQMLVPEEIITQANRIIGSGQTSLAKYCIIANHADDPNLDADDQPDFFRHVLERYNPERDLHFQTHTTIDTLDYSGAGWNSGSKLIWACRGKKRRNLASEVPEYFTLPEGFANPQIVAPGIVAVEGPAVPGADPDPARLAEFPAGPPEDKELFATAATRSRSDMKRIASADLGAAAGAVLEGGIGLIVVCDDANFMAEDFSNFIWAAFTRSNPSHDVFGLDTFVEHKHWGCRGPVIIDARVKPWHAPGLVADPEVARKVDQLVAEGVLDY; encoded by the coding sequence ATGTACGCCAGCCAACGCGAAGCCGCCAACGATCTCGACCGCCACGGGCAACTGCTCCGCATCTCCCGTGAGGTAGATCCCGATCTGGAGATGGCCGAAATCCACCGCCGCGTATTCGCGAAGGGCGGCCCCGCCATCCTGTTCGAAAACGTAAAGGGTAGCCCCTTTCAGGCACTCTCCAATATGTACGGCACTAAGGAACGAACGGACTTCCTCTTTCGAAAAACGCTCCCTAAGGTGAAGAAGGTGGTGGAGTTGAAGGCAGACCCCGCCAACCTCGCCAAATCACCACTGCGCTACACGGGGGCGCCTTTCACGGCGTTGAGTGCCCTGCCCCGGAAGCACCTGCGCCCGGCCATCAAGTACGGCCAGACGACGATTGACCAACTGCCGCTCGTCAAGTCTTGGCCAATGGACGGTGGGGCATTCGTCACCGCTCCCCAGGTGTGTACGTTGCCGCCAGGTAGCAAACAGGTGATGCAGACCAACATCGGGATGTACCGCATCCAACTCACGGGGAATGATTACGTAACGAATAAAGAGATTGGATTACACTACCAACTCCACCGGGGCATTGGTAACCATCACGTAGACTACTTAAAATCTGACGAGCCCTTCCGCTGCTCCATCTTCGTGGGTGGGCCACCCAGCCACGCATTTAGCGCCATCATGCCGCTGCCGGAAGGCCTCAGTGAGATGACCTTTGCCGGCATGCTGGCGGGACGACGTTTCGGCTACGCCTGGGACCGCGACTGGCTATTGAGTGCGGACGCTGACTTCGTGATCACCGGAACCATCCGTAAGCAGGGCATGATGCCGGAGGGTCCGTTCGGCGATCACCTCGGTTACTACTCTCTGCAGCATCCCTTCCCGGTGATGGACGTGGAGACGGTCTGGCACCGCAAAGATCCCATCTGGCAGTTTACGGTCGTTGGCCGTCCACCGGCGGAGGATAGCCAGTTTGGTTACCTGATCCACCAGATCGTGAAGGACCTTACACCGGGGGAATTCCCGGGCATCAAACAGATCAACGCAGTGGATGAGGCCGGCGTCCATCCGCTACTGCTGGCCATCGGTTCGGAGCGGTACATGCCCTTCCGGGAGGACGAGCAGATGCTGGTTCCGGAAGAGATCATTACCCAGGCCAATCGCATCATCGGTAGTGGTCAAACTTCGCTGGCCAAGTACTGCATAATCGCTAACCACGCGGATGACCCAAATTTGGACGCGGATGACCAACCAGACTTTTTCCGCCACGTGCTCGAGCGCTACAATCCGGAACGGGATCTACACTTTCAGACTCATACCACCATCGACACGCTAGATTACTCTGGTGCTGGCTGGAATTCCGGATCCAAACTTATCTGGGCCTGCCGAGGTAAAAAACGTCGCAATCTGGCATCCGAAGTGCCCGAATACTTTACGTTACCGGAAGGTTTCGCGAATCCCCAAATCGTAGCCCCCGGTATCGTCGCGGTGGAGGGGCCGGCCGTTCCCGGGGCCGATCCTGATCCAGCCCGACTTGCCGAATTTCCAGCTGGCCCACCGGAGGACAAAGAGTTATTCGCCACCGCTGCCACCCGGAGTCGCTCAGATATGAAGCGCATCGCTTCGGCGGATCTGGGCGCTGCCGCAGGTGCCGTGCTGGAGGGGGGAATAGGACTGATCGTCGTGTGTGATGACGCCAACTTTATGGCGGAAGACTTTTCCAACTTCATCTGGGCCGCCTTCACGCGGAGTAACCCGAGCCACGATGTCTTTGGGCTGGATACCTTCGTGGAGCACAAACATTGGGGTTGCCGCGGGCCGGTCATCATCGACGCTCGGGTGAAGCCCTGGCACGCACCCGGTTTGGTGGCTGACCCAGAGGTCGCACGCAAAGTGGATCAATTGGTAGCGGAAGGTGTTCTTGACTACTAA
- a CDS encoding GNAT family N-acetyltransferase, producing MPTLLLNLQERLPPAKLDEFLFAGWRPVGQQLYICDFIRTETDELYGCVQIRMPLATHQFKRKQRRLLRNNGERFRYVIHPATEVTREMREVNRRYQERHPDKARTDIDFHVGYYPSKRFVDTQQVEVYDGDRLVAFSYFDPGEQCMYSKVGVYDPAYKEFSLGIYTMLLEVQWAKDNGLAYYHPGYVSVDFPIFDYKLRLGPMDYRDCATGEWKTLPDNDPRHAPDPLHLNQAAMYRLSVDLEKAGFTGKVKEYPSLTARFYYPGHGGGLVDAPFVFQLDEGIANGRLTLITYDHVKRDYTVFNPGLSSLTDIKLQPIGPTGVRRYPRPVPVEIVHLTTPSTDIIVELCKKAREGFND from the coding sequence TTGCCAACCTTACTCCTTAATTTACAGGAACGACTACCGCCGGCCAAACTCGACGAATTCCTCTTCGCAGGGTGGCGGCCCGTTGGCCAGCAACTGTACATCTGCGACTTCATCCGTACGGAAACCGACGAATTATATGGGTGCGTTCAGATCAGGATGCCGCTGGCTACCCATCAGTTTAAGCGTAAGCAGCGGCGGTTGCTGCGTAATAATGGGGAACGGTTCCGCTACGTCATCCACCCCGCTACGGAAGTCACGCGGGAGATGCGGGAGGTGAACCGCCGCTACCAGGAGAGGCACCCGGACAAAGCACGGACGGACATCGATTTCCACGTTGGTTACTATCCCTCCAAGCGCTTCGTTGATACGCAACAGGTGGAGGTGTACGACGGTGATCGGTTGGTGGCCTTTAGCTACTTCGATCCGGGCGAACAGTGCATGTACTCTAAAGTCGGTGTGTACGACCCCGCCTACAAAGAGTTTAGCCTGGGGATCTACACAATGCTCCTCGAAGTGCAGTGGGCCAAGGACAATGGACTGGCTTATTATCACCCCGGCTACGTGAGTGTCGACTTTCCCATCTTCGATTACAAACTACGGCTGGGCCCAATGGACTACCGGGATTGTGCGACCGGTGAGTGGAAAACCCTTCCGGATAATGACCCCCGCCACGCTCCAGATCCACTCCACCTAAACCAGGCGGCGATGTATCGCTTGTCGGTCGATTTGGAGAAGGCGGGCTTCACCGGAAAAGTCAAAGAGTACCCTTCGCTAACGGCACGGTTCTACTACCCCGGCCACGGTGGCGGACTGGTGGACGCACCCTTTGTATTCCAATTAGATGAAGGCATCGCTAACGGTCGCCTGACGCTGATCACCTACGACCACGTCAAACGGGACTACACCGTTTTTAACCCCGGTCTTTCTTCACTGACTGACATCAAATTACAGCCGATCGGCCCGACGGGGGTACGGCGTTACCCCCGGCCAGTACCGGTGGAGATCGTTCATCTCACCACACCATCCACGGACATTATCGTGGAGCTTTGCAAGAAAGCGCGGGAGGGGTTTAACGATTAA
- a CDS encoding enoyl-ACP reductase: MTPQLLAGKRGVIFGALDDQSIAWSIAEVCAEMGAKFTLTNAPVALRFGQLNELAEKLGAEIIPADATSIEDMENLFQKSEEILGGKLDFVCHAIGMSLNVRKNRPYTDIKHEWMLKTFDISAISFHKMCQVLYKGDHMADYGSILGLTYIAAQRTFPDYSEMAESKALLESFARSFGYHFGEKNGTRVNTISQSPTMTTAGKGVKGFQEFFGYADTMSPLGNAPALDCAKYCATLFSDYTRYVTMQNLFHDGGFSNMGMNPKLIEEK, translated from the coding sequence ATGACCCCTCAATTACTAGCTGGCAAACGTGGAGTGATCTTTGGCGCTCTCGACGATCAGTCCATCGCCTGGTCCATTGCGGAAGTATGCGCCGAAATGGGTGCCAAATTTACCCTGACGAACGCTCCCGTGGCCTTGCGCTTTGGCCAATTGAATGAACTCGCCGAAAAACTGGGTGCAGAGATTATCCCGGCTGATGCGACGAGCATTGAAGACATGGAAAACCTTTTCCAGAAGAGTGAAGAGATCCTCGGAGGTAAATTGGACTTCGTCTGCCACGCTATTGGCATGAGCCTCAACGTCCGCAAGAACCGACCTTACACGGACATTAAGCACGAGTGGATGCTCAAGACCTTCGACATCAGCGCCATTAGCTTCCACAAAATGTGCCAGGTCCTCTACAAAGGAGACCACATGGCGGATTATGGATCTATCCTCGGGCTCACCTACATTGCAGCTCAGCGTACTTTCCCAGATTACTCAGAAATGGCGGAGAGCAAGGCCTTGCTCGAAAGTTTTGCCCGTTCCTTCGGCTACCACTTCGGAGAGAAGAATGGGACTCGGGTCAATACCATCAGCCAGTCACCAACGATGACGACTGCCGGTAAGGGCGTTAAGGGCTTCCAAGAGTTTTTCGGCTACGCGGATACCATGTCTCCACTTGGCAACGCCCCGGCGCTGGACTGTGCGAAATACTGCGCCACGCTCTTCAGCGATTATACCCGGTACGTTACCATGCAAAATCTTTTCCACGATGGAGGTTTCTCCAACATGGGCATGAACCCAAAACTGATCGAGGAGAAGTAA
- a CDS encoding putative porin, with translation MTGPLTHSSLVKVVVLRSSSVHSRLVILLLLLAFLPGTRGSAQVLDPSDDGRPMPGDPDYDASQDRRAGPQEQRESQPDTFGIFQYNASNPNLEKSWRDSLLDGLQRYEPDRKVAFDYGTIGQRGGAAYRLRYEPTLRTGTEIGFRQFDLYQVDGERLNYYRLERPFTYLGHVRESQQEDSWTTAKFSRNFADGVNLLLDYTRISQQGTQDQYPNQNLRNTHVATGLSVRPPGSRYRGFFSFAANTYEQLQNGGIDPASFLTEENPEVQNLQSLTSQLDQTRLRYSFREVMATQYLQFGGRTDTLSGEAKRAFTLQHQLKVDSRNYRVSSEQTVGDTALFFQRFPQLYVDPRGVRNQIQHNIISNDFSLSTFRQGRSGDRETVQKDVLEVGLNHIYHRVRQDGDSTINNLLLHGKIGLRPSDRLNLLVDGQFNVVGQTGDYRVSGTGELDLGKAGKLELKALNQLYAPDLVQQTFRLNGNTLWQNDFNKTLELRLEGAYTLPVVKIRAGLAYSILTNYIYFDELGQPEQATGPNSIIQLTGERDLAFGKFRLQNRVLLQQADQDVFRLPQLYGEHSLYYSGKWFKVLNVNLGVDVRYASGFKPYYYNTITQQFQLQDEQEKGFQYQLDPFFSMRVTRFRFFVKYLQLNSQWDQRNPLILMADHPYPDAAVRMGATWRLLD, from the coding sequence TTGACCGGCCCCTTAACCCATTCCTCACTCGTTAAAGTAGTTGTCCTGCGTTCTTCGTCCGTCCATAGTCGTTTGGTGATCCTATTGTTGTTGCTTGCCTTCCTCCCCGGCACCCGCGGCAGCGCCCAGGTGCTGGACCCCTCGGATGATGGCCGCCCGATGCCCGGTGACCCGGACTACGACGCCAGCCAGGACCGACGCGCCGGACCCCAGGAACAGCGGGAATCGCAACCCGATACTTTTGGCATCTTCCAGTACAACGCCAGCAACCCAAATCTGGAAAAGAGCTGGCGCGATAGCCTCCTGGACGGTCTGCAACGGTACGAACCGGACCGGAAAGTGGCCTTCGATTACGGGACCATCGGACAACGGGGTGGGGCGGCGTACCGCCTGCGCTACGAGCCTACCCTGCGCACCGGGACGGAGATTGGTTTCCGCCAGTTTGACCTCTACCAGGTGGATGGTGAGCGCCTGAATTACTACCGGCTGGAACGCCCGTTCACCTACCTTGGCCACGTGCGCGAAAGCCAGCAGGAGGACAGCTGGACGACGGCCAAGTTCAGCCGCAACTTTGCTGATGGCGTCAATCTGCTGCTGGACTACACAAGAATTTCTCAGCAAGGCACGCAGGATCAGTACCCCAATCAGAATTTGCGGAATACTCACGTGGCCACCGGTCTGAGCGTTCGGCCACCGGGGTCTCGCTACCGTGGGTTCTTCAGTTTTGCCGCGAATACCTACGAGCAGTTACAGAATGGAGGAATCGATCCAGCCTCATTTCTTACCGAGGAGAATCCGGAGGTGCAAAATCTTCAGTCACTGACGAGCCAACTGGATCAAACCCGATTGCGCTACAGTTTCCGGGAAGTGATGGCCACCCAGTACCTGCAGTTTGGTGGGCGGACGGATACGCTATCAGGTGAAGCCAAACGCGCTTTCACCCTGCAGCACCAACTCAAAGTGGACAGTCGGAACTACCGCGTGAGCTCCGAACAGACGGTGGGTGATACGGCATTGTTCTTTCAGCGGTTCCCTCAACTTTACGTGGATCCACGCGGAGTGCGCAACCAAATCCAACACAACATCATCTCGAATGATTTTTCCCTGAGCACCTTCCGGCAGGGTAGGAGCGGCGATCGGGAAACCGTACAGAAGGACGTGCTGGAAGTTGGCCTCAATCACATCTACCACCGCGTGCGCCAAGATGGAGACTCCACGATCAATAACCTCCTTCTGCACGGGAAGATTGGCCTGCGTCCCAGCGACCGGCTTAATTTACTGGTCGATGGTCAATTCAACGTGGTGGGGCAAACCGGTGATTACCGGGTTTCTGGCACCGGAGAATTGGACTTGGGTAAAGCAGGAAAATTAGAGTTGAAAGCGCTGAACCAGCTGTACGCCCCGGATTTGGTGCAGCAGACCTTCCGGCTCAATGGCAACACGCTGTGGCAGAACGATTTTAATAAAACACTGGAACTACGGTTGGAAGGCGCCTACACCTTGCCCGTAGTAAAGATCAGGGCGGGATTGGCGTATTCAATCCTGACAAACTATATCTACTTCGATGAGCTGGGGCAACCCGAACAGGCGACTGGCCCCAACAGTATAATCCAACTGACGGGCGAGCGTGATCTGGCCTTCGGGAAATTTCGACTACAGAATCGCGTACTTCTGCAACAGGCCGATCAGGACGTGTTCAGGCTGCCGCAACTCTACGGAGAGCACAGCCTGTACTACTCCGGTAAGTGGTTCAAAGTATTGAACGTCAACCTCGGCGTGGACGTCCGCTACGCCAGTGGCTTCAAACCCTATTACTACAACACGATCACCCAGCAGTTTCAGCTGCAGGACGAACAGGAAAAAGGTTTCCAGTATCAGTTGGACCCCTTCTTTAGTATGCGGGTGACGCGGTTCCGCTTCTTCGTTAAGTACCTGCAGCTGAATTCTCAGTGGGATCAGCGCAATCCGCTCATTCTGATGGCAGACCATCCCTACCCGGACGCAGCCGTGCGCATGGGAGCTACTTGGCGTTTGCTGGATTAG
- the glgB gene encoding 1,4-alpha-glucan branching protein GlgB — MSKTATNVIAYSLFTDHDANLWKAGKLFRAYDKLGSHVIEVEDQKGTYFAVWAPSAKSVGVIGDFNGWNQTSHPLNARWDSSGIWEGFIPKVGSGTVYKYVVETQMGERLEKGDPFARLWETPPKTASIVWDTYYEWDDKKWMDSRIEKNGIDRPYSVYEVHLGSWKKPTGTESLSYRELAVDLVEYMKEMNFTHVEFLPVMEHPYFPSWGYQITGYYAPSSRFGGPQDFMYLVQELHKAGIGVILDWVPSHFPVDAHGLAQFDGTHLYDHADPRLGFHPDWKSAIFNYGRNEVRSFLISNALFWLDRYHIDGLRVDAVASMLYLDYSRNEGEWIPNRYGGNENLEAISFLREFNEAVYREYPDTMTIAEESTAFSGVSRPTYVGGLGFGMKWMMGWMHDTLSYFKNDPIHRSYHHNELTFSLVYAFSENFMLPLSHDEVVHGKGPIIDRMPGDDWQRFANLRTLYGYMFTHPGSKLLFMGNEFGQTTEWSIETGLDWSLEEFAPHKGMKKFISALNKVYQETPALYAQAYNPKGFEWIDGGDHQNSILTYLRRGKKDNELAIVVNNLTPTVRHHYRVGVPSAGKYKVLINSDEKQFGGTGDYKIKTATAVESEWNGRPYHLEFTVPPLSTVVFTFGGKK, encoded by the coding sequence ATGAGTAAGACCGCCACCAACGTAATTGCCTACAGCCTCTTCACCGACCACGACGCCAACCTCTGGAAGGCCGGTAAATTATTCCGCGCCTACGATAAATTGGGCAGCCACGTCATTGAGGTAGAGGACCAAAAAGGGACCTACTTCGCCGTCTGGGCTCCGAGCGCTAAATCGGTTGGGGTGATTGGCGACTTCAACGGCTGGAACCAAACCAGCCACCCCCTCAATGCCCGCTGGGATAGCTCCGGCATCTGGGAAGGCTTCATCCCCAAAGTAGGCAGCGGCACCGTCTACAAATACGTCGTGGAGACCCAAATGGGTGAGCGCCTGGAAAAAGGTGACCCCTTCGCCCGCCTCTGGGAGACGCCACCCAAGACCGCTAGTATTGTCTGGGATACCTACTACGAGTGGGACGATAAAAAGTGGATGGACTCCCGCATCGAGAAAAACGGTATCGACCGTCCCTACTCCGTCTACGAAGTCCACCTCGGAAGTTGGAAAAAACCGACGGGCACCGAGAGCCTGAGCTACCGGGAATTAGCCGTAGACCTGGTGGAGTACATGAAGGAGATGAATTTCACCCACGTGGAATTCCTTCCCGTAATGGAGCACCCCTACTTCCCAAGTTGGGGCTACCAGATCACGGGGTACTACGCACCCTCCAGCCGCTTTGGTGGGCCGCAGGACTTCATGTATCTCGTCCAGGAGTTGCACAAGGCGGGTATCGGGGTTATTCTGGATTGGGTCCCCAGCCACTTCCCCGTTGACGCCCACGGCCTCGCCCAGTTTGATGGCACCCACCTTTACGACCACGCCGACCCACGGCTAGGCTTCCACCCCGATTGGAAATCCGCGATCTTCAATTACGGGCGGAACGAAGTACGGTCATTCCTCATCTCCAACGCCCTTTTCTGGTTGGACCGTTACCACATCGATGGGCTGCGGGTGGACGCCGTGGCCTCCATGCTCTACCTGGATTACAGCCGCAACGAGGGGGAATGGATCCCCAACCGCTACGGCGGAAACGAGAACCTGGAAGCGATTTCCTTCCTCCGGGAGTTCAACGAAGCCGTGTACCGCGAGTACCCGGACACGATGACGATCGCCGAGGAAAGCACGGCCTTCTCCGGTGTTTCCCGGCCAACTTACGTCGGTGGCCTCGGCTTCGGCATGAAGTGGATGATGGGTTGGATGCACGATACGCTGAGCTACTTCAAGAATGACCCCATCCACCGGAGTTACCACCACAATGAACTGACCTTCAGCTTGGTCTACGCCTTTTCGGAAAACTTCATGTTACCGCTCAGCCACGATGAGGTCGTCCACGGCAAGGGGCCGATTATCGACCGGATGCCGGGCGATGACTGGCAACGCTTCGCCAATCTCCGTACCCTCTACGGTTACATGTTCACCCACCCCGGCAGTAAGCTGCTCTTCATGGGCAACGAATTTGGCCAAACGACGGAGTGGAGCATCGAAACCGGTCTGGACTGGTCCCTGGAGGAATTTGCGCCCCACAAAGGGATGAAGAAGTTTATCTCCGCGCTAAATAAAGTCTACCAGGAGACACCGGCGCTCTACGCTCAGGCGTACAACCCCAAGGGATTTGAGTGGATTGACGGAGGTGACCACCAGAACAGCATCCTCACCTACCTCCGCCGGGGGAAAAAGGACAATGAGTTGGCCATCGTAGTTAATAACCTGACGCCGACAGTCCGCCACCATTACCGGGTGGGTGTCCCCAGCGCGGGCAAGTACAAAGTCCTCATCAATTCAGATGAAAAGCAGTTTGGTGGTACGGGCGATTACAAAATCAAAACCGCCACGGCGGTGGAGTCCGAGTGGAATGGCCGCCCTTACCACCTGGAATTTACCGTTCCCCCACTTTCTACGGTAGTGTTTACCTTCGGGGGTAAGAAATAG
- a CDS encoding PEGA domain-containing protein: MHHRILPLLLVALMTSSCATIFTGTRDPILFTTEPAGATVSIDGMPVGQTPILLDVRRTLGQRWATIELEGYEPEYVKLRSSFNAVSIVNLTCLACWAVDLISGAASQYKDTAIFKDMVPVIVSEEPDPKLP; encoded by the coding sequence ATGCATCACCGAATCCTTCCTCTACTTCTGGTTGCTTTGATGACCAGCAGTTGCGCGACCATATTTACCGGAACGCGCGATCCCATCCTTTTCACTACGGAACCGGCCGGCGCCACGGTATCCATTGATGGAATGCCCGTTGGCCAGACGCCCATTCTTCTCGACGTCCGCCGAACGCTTGGCCAGCGCTGGGCCACCATCGAGTTGGAAGGTTACGAGCCGGAGTACGTTAAACTCCGTTCTTCCTTCAACGCGGTATCCATTGTCAACCTCACCTGCCTGGCTTGCTGGGCGGTGGATCTGATTTCTGGTGCGGCGTCTCAGTATAAGGATACGGCCATCTTCAAAGACATGGTCCCCGTGATCGTAAGTGAGGAGCCCGATCCGAAACTACCCTGA